A stretch of the Perca flavescens isolate YP-PL-M2 chromosome 3, PFLA_1.0, whole genome shotgun sequence genome encodes the following:
- the slc66a1l gene encoding lysosomal amino acid transporter 1 homolog: MATARFPGKSVDVAAANWTPPALGRPVCVNGTPWILYLLEECVDNVWEYCSVVIGLISMFCFLLSTLPQVYEAYRNGKVEEAMSFGFLFFLFSGDLTSFAGCYLTSQLPIQVVTVVFYIFTDLILISQFLYYKIKNNSSRKSPVLKWLCFMWCGAATLVLLALPKLIIDNSSTLDTQSPTTSKSVEITGYICGYLASIFYLCSRFPQLYKNFQRQSTEGTSYLLFALAMMGNGTYGLSVIVVLPALKGSKQTFIIKHLAWLIGSLGVLILDFFVTAQFIVYRKNNSAKSSTLLSVPEVEPLLCEEMELSLL; encoded by the exons ATGGCCACCGCGCGCTTCCCCGGGAAGAGTGTGGACGTGGCTGCCGCCAACTGGACACCTCCAGCGCTGGGCCGGCCAGTGTGTGTCAACGGGACGCCTTGGATCCTTTACCTGCTGGAGGAGTGTGTGGATAATGTGTGGGAGTACTGCAGCGTGGTGATAGGACTCATATCCATGTTCTGTTTTCTGCTGTCCACTCTGCC gcAGGTCTATGAGGCGTATCGGAACGGTAAAGTGGAGGAGGCCATGTCTTTTggctttcttttcttcctcttcagtGGAGACTTGACCAGCTTTGCAGGCTGCTACCTCACCAGCCAGCTGCCTATTCAG GTAGTCACCGTGGTGTTCTACATCTTCACAGACCTGATCCTCATCTCACAGTTTCTCTACTATAAGATCAAAAACAACTCCAGCAGAA aAAGCCCTGTGTTAAAGTGGCTGTGCTTCATGTGGTGTGGCGCTGCTACCTTAGTTCTCCTGGCTTTACCCAAACTCATCATTGACAACAGTTCAACTTTAGACACCCAG AGTCCAACTACCTCTAAATCAGTGGAAATCACTGGCTATATATGTGGATACCTGGCATCCATCTTCTACCTCTGCTCCCGTTTTCCCCAGctttataaaaat TTCCAGCGTCAGTCTACAGAGGGCACCTCTTACCTGTTGTTTGCCCTGGCCATGATGGGCAATGGAACATATGGGTTGAGCGTCATCGTGGTCCTGCCTGCACTGAAGGGCTCCAAACAGACCTTCATCATCAAACATCTGGCCTGGCTCATCGGCAGCCTGGGAGTCCTCATACTTGACTTCTTT GTGACTGCCCAGTTCATTGTGTACAGGAAAAACAACTCTGCTAAAAGCAGCACACTACTCAGTGTCCCAGAGGTGGAGCCTCTACTGTGTGAGGAAATGGAACTGTCACTGTTATAG